In one window of Arachis ipaensis cultivar K30076 chromosome B06, Araip1.1, whole genome shotgun sequence DNA:
- the LOC107645695 gene encoding aspartyl protease family protein 2: MEEAKPNKAALLSFLAFFLSLSAAAAAAATSNFQTQTLTVNTLPHPPILSWPESESKSISDFDPAESEAESTAIFSLQLHHIDALSTNTTPHQLFNLRLQRDAARVHALTSIAAATNRTRAGPRSPRSVPGFSSSVISGLAQGSGEYFTRLGVGTPARYVYMVLDTGSDVVWLQCAPCRKCYQEADPVFDPSKSRTFAKIPCGAPLCRRLDSPGCNRNKVCQYQVSYGDGSFTFGDFSTETLTFRRRRVARVALGCGHDNEGLFVGAAGLLGLGRGRLSFPAQTGRRFNQKFSYCLVDRSASSKPSSIVFGDAAVSRTARFTPLLKNPKLDTFYYVELIGISVGGTAVRGVSASLFRIDATGNGGVIIDSGTSVTRLTRPAYIALRDAYRAGASHLKRAPEFSLFDTCYDLSGQTSVQVPKVVLHFRGADVSLPASNYMIPVDNSGSFCFAFAGTMSGLSIIGNIQQQGFRVVYDLAGSRVGFAERGCE, encoded by the coding sequence ATGGAAGAAGCAAAACCCAACAAGGCGGCCCTGCTCTCATTCCTGGCCTTCTTCCTCTCACTCTCCGCAGCTGCCGCAGCAGCAGCCACTTCTAACTTCCAAACACAAACACTAACCGTCAACACTCTCCCTCACCCACCCATCCTCTCATGGCCCGAGTCCGAATCCAAATCCATCTCCGATTTCGACCCAGCCGAATCCGAAGCGGAATCCACCGCCATCTTCTCCCTGCAACTCCACCACATAGACGCTCTTTCCACTAACACAACACCACACCAGCTCTTCAACCTAAGGCTCCAACGAGACGCCGCCAGGGTCCACGCCCTGACCTCCATTGCCGCAGCTACCAACCGGACCCGTGCCGGGCCCCGTTCTCCCAGATCCGTTCCGGGTTTCAGCAGCTCAGTCATCTCTGGTCTAGCTCAAGGAAGTGGCGAGTACTTCACGCGCCTCGGTGTTGGGACCCCAGCCAGGTACGTGTACATGGTGCTTGACACCGGAAGCGACGTCGTTTGGCTTCAGTGCGCGCCATGCAGAAAATGCTACCAAGAAGCCGATCCAGTTTTCGACCCATCTAAATCCCGCACCTTCGCGAAAATCCCCTGTGGCGCCCCTCTCTGCCGCCGCCTTGACTCTCCGGGATGCAACCGGAACAAGGTCTGCCAGTATCAGGTCTCCTACGGCGACGGTTCCTTCACATTCGGTGATTTCTCCACCGAAACGCTCACATTTCGAAGGAGGAGGGTTGCGCGCGTGGCACTCGGGTGTGGTCACGACAACGAGGGTTTATTCGTCGGTGCCGCTGGCCTCTTGGGCCTGGGTCGTGGAAGGTTATCATTCCCAGCTCAAACCGGACGCCGGTTCAACCAGAAATTCTCTTACTGCCTCGTTGACCGATCCGCTTCTTCCAAACCATCTTCAATCGTTTTTGGTGACGCTGCCGTTTCTCGAACCGCTCGGTTCACTCCGCTTCTCAAAAACCCTAAGCTTGACACCTTCTACTACGTTGAGCTTATAGGTATCAGCGTCGGCGGCACTGCCGTTCGCGGAGTCTCCGCCTCGCTCTTTCGGATCGACGCCACAGGGAACGGTGGCGTTATAATCGATTCGGGTACTTCAGTAACCCGCTTGACCCGACCCGCTTACATCGCCCTGAGGGATGCTTACCGTGCCGGAGCCTCTCATCTGAAGCGTGCGCCGGAGTTTTCGCTCTTCGACACGTGTTACGATCTGTCGGGGCAGACTTCGGTGCAGGTTCCGAAGGTGGTGCTGCACTTCCGAGGTGCTGACGTGTCGCTGCCGGCTTCGAACTACATGATCCCGGTGGACAACAGTGGCAGCTTCTGCTTTGCGTTCGCCGGAACGATGAGCGGGTTGTCCATTATTGGCAACATTCAGCAACAAGGGTTTCGGGTCGTGTACGACCTTGCGGGGTCTCGGGTCGGGTTCGCGGAGCGAGGGTGCGAGTGA